The genomic segment AAAGCCCCCACCGCCCAGGCGGCGATGCGCTGCGGCAGTAGTAGCTGCCCCACCTGGGCGATCGCAATCCCCGCCACAGTGCTGAGCAGCAGCAACACCACCGCCCCTGCGAGGGCGGCCGCGCTGAGGCTGCCCACCACAGCCAAGGCCACAGCAGCGCAGAGGGTGATACCGGCCGCGGCCAGCAGCTGCTGGGACAGGCGCATCCTCCGCAGGCCCGCGGCGGCGCCGAGCCCCATGGCCAAGGCCGCTACGAGCAGGGCATACAGCGGGGGCAGAGCATTGCCGCGCGGCTCGGGGTTCTCCGCGGCCGGATCCGGCTGGGCGGCGCGGGCCGGCAATGCGCGCTGGATGCCGGTGATGCTGGTTTTGTTCTCCTCCGCCATCTTCTCCACGCGGGCGGAACCATCGGCCAGCGCCGCCGCGCCGTCCTTCGCTTGGGCGCTGCCCTCATCCAACTGCCCCAGCCCTTGGTGCAGATCCTTGGCGCCCTTGGTGGCCTGGAAGATACCGTCGTGGAAGGCGAACCCCGGGGTGTTGAGCTGGTTGGCCAGCTCACGCGACCCCTCCCGCATGCGGGTCAACTGTGCTTTTTGCTCCTCCGTGATGGTGAGGTTTTCCAATTGGGGCCGGTACTCCTGCAACTGCTCGCGCAGCTGCTGGGAGCGGGGATCCACCGAGCGCTCGAGTTCCTTATCGATCTGATCCACCGCGGCCAGCAGCTGGCCACGGGAGGCCTCCACCCCCACTAGGGCGCCGGTGACCTGCTCGATGCCGTCGGCAAGCTCTTGGGCGCCAGGGCCCATCTGGCCCACGCCGGCCTGGAGCTGCACCAGCCCGTCGGCGAGCTCGCCGGAGCCGGTGTGGGCCTGGGAGATGCCGTCGTGAAGCTGCGTGGTGCCCTCGGCGAGACGCCGAGATCCATCGCTTAGCTCCTTCACACCGGAGCTTAAGAAACCGGATTGGGTTCCGGCGCTACTGGCGGCCCGGCGCGCGGCGAGCAAGTCCGCATCCGAATAGCCGGCGGGGCTGGCGGCTGCGGGCGCGCCGGAGGGATCCTCCTTGGTGGACCAGGCGTCAGCGGGTTCCATCCTCAGCACAGCCGCCGCCACCGTGGCGGCGAGCACGGGCACAACGATGACGAGCACGGCCAGAAACCGAGTGAGCATGGAAGAGGTTTTCATGAGCACCAAATCTATCCCCTAGGAGCCAGAATCGGCGAGAGGCCCACCGGTTTACCCAGCTGGTAACGTAGAATGCGGCAATTTTTCCCCGGACTCCAAGTGTGGAACTTTCTATGACCCTATCGACCGTTTTGCTGTTGGTGGCAGCCACTGTGGTGCTCGCTCCACTAGCAGTTCGCTTGGGTGACCGGCGTGCAGGTTGGCCGCTCGCACTGCTGTTTCTCACAGCAGCGGGTGTGCTGGCCTCCCAGCTACCGGACATCATTGATGGCGATTCGCCCACATTCTCCATGACGTGGATCAGCGACTTCGCCGCTACAGGCGTAGATGTAAACCTGAATTTCGTCGCGGATCCTCTCAGCACCTTCTTTGCTTTGTTGGCGCTTGTGATCGGCGGAGTGGTCTTTATATATTCGGCCGCTTATCTGCACAACGATGATCGCAACCTGAGCTTCTACTGGCTCATGTCCGCGTTCACCTTCTCCATCCTGCTGCTGGTACTCACCGACGACATCGTGGTGCTGTTCATCGCCTGGGAGCTCGTGAGCATGGCCAGCTTCATGCTCATCGGCCGCGCCAAGGGATCCAGCGGCCAGATGGGCGCGATCCGCACCCTGATCCTCACCTTCACCGGCGGCCTGACACTACTGACCGCCGTGGCGATCATGGTGGGCAAGACCGGCACCACCTCCATCTCCGAGATCCTCGCCTCCGATTTCTGGTCGGCCGATCCGGGGCTCACTACTGTTTTGGCGGTATTGATCGCGGTCTCTGCCTTCACTAAATCCGCCCAGCTGCCCTTCCACTTCTGGCTGCCCGAGGCGATGGCCGCCGCCACCCCCGTCTCGGCGTTCCTGCACGCCGCCGCCGTGGTGAAAGCCGGCATCTATGTGCTCATGCGTTTCTCCGCCGTGTTCGCGGACAACCACACATGGAACGTGCTGCTGATTTCTGTGGGTATGACGACCGCAGTCATGGCCGCGTTCTTCGCCATTCAGAAGACCGACTTGAAGAAGCTCACCGCCTACTCCACCGTCTCCCACTTGGGCTGGATCGTGGCCACCATCGGCGTGGGCACCCCCTTTGCGCTCGCGGCCGCGCTGGTGCACACCTTGGCGCACGGACTATTCAAGTCCAGCCTGTTCATGCTCATCGGCGTGATCGATCACGAGGCCGGCTCCCGCGACATGCGCCGACTGGGCCCGCTGTACAAGAAGATGCCCTTCACCTTCGCCTCCGCCACCATCGGCCTGATGTCGATGGCCGCGGTGCCGCCGCTGTTCGGCTTCGTGTCCAAGGAGGGCATGCTGGAAGCCTTCACCGAGGCTCCCCTGACCTCCACCGGCGTGAGCGCACTACTGATCGCGGCAGCTGTGGGCGCATGGTTCACCTTCTCCTACTCGGCGCGCTTCTTGTTCGGGGCTTTTATCGACGGCGAGCGCTCGGTGGATGATGTCCACGAAGCACCCATCTCGCTCTGGCTTCCCGCCGCCCTGCCCGGCCTGATGTCTCTTCCGATCGTGTTTGTGCTGGGCACACTGGATAAGCCCATCGACGCCGCCGTCGGCTCGGTGGCTGCTGAGCCGCACCTGCACCTGGCGCTGTGGCACGGGGTGAACACCCCCTTCCTGATCTCCATGGGAGTGCTGGCCGCCGGCCTGCTCACCATCATCTACCGCAAGCCACTATTCAAGGCGATCGGCCAGTACACCTTCGCACCCTTCACCGGCAACGACGCCCTCGAGGTGCTCATGGCCTCGGCCGCCGGCTGGGGCAAGGCCGTGGGCCGCATGGC from the Corynebacterium ciconiae DSM 44920 genome contains:
- a CDS encoding DUF4040 family protein, with amino-acid sequence MTLSTVLLLVAATVVLAPLAVRLGDRRAGWPLALLFLTAAGVLASQLPDIIDGDSPTFSMTWISDFAATGVDVNLNFVADPLSTFFALLALVIGGVVFIYSAAYLHNDDRNLSFYWLMSAFTFSILLLVLTDDIVVLFIAWELVSMASFMLIGRAKGSSGQMGAIRTLILTFTGGLTLLTAVAIMVGKTGTTSISEILASDFWSADPGLTTVLAVLIAVSAFTKSAQLPFHFWLPEAMAAATPVSAFLHAAAVVKAGIYVLMRFSAVFADNHTWNVLLISVGMTTAVMAAFFAIQKTDLKKLTAYSTVSHLGWIVATIGVGTPFALAAALVHTLAHGLFKSSLFMLIGVIDHEAGSRDMRRLGPLYKKMPFTFASATIGLMSMAAVPPLFGFVSKEGMLEAFTEAPLTSTGVSALLIAAAVGAWFTFSYSARFLFGAFIDGERSVDDVHEAPISLWLPAALPGLMSLPIVFVLGTLDKPIDAAVGSVAAEPHLHLALWHGVNTPFLISMGVLAAGLLTIIYRKPLFKAIGQYTFAPFTGNDALEVLMASAAGWGKAVGRMADSFSPSRHLAPPLVVLCILGIVVSVFTGGVDGVSMPPRVEGTDALLDLVPLLIVVMSVSGLIRAKSRLHAVVLVGTAGVGVTLQVLILGAPDVALTQFTVEILITVMMMLVVRLQPRYFHKTSDRRRYWAAVLAIVTGVVTFLGVYNLLARNGGRSEIAQWYIDNAPDISGGTNIVAVILVEFRALDTLGELSVLGMAGVVIYSVVYSVPKHSFLPGTKPPRFGFEELNATPLRHVFKVVVPILMVLSVLIFLRGHEDPGGGFVAALVAGGAIALGYLAKPADERIVKPNTPFLLIGFGIILALTPGFLGLAQGSFLYAIHGHIGDIHLTTSLIFDMGIYLAVLGMITMGINALGGRLRPGAYPGDLAFVRDDESPLPDVSFDEDPEAELTDPDFHHQMDVEKHEGKKVHQQ